One window of Paenibacillus albicereus genomic DNA carries:
- a CDS encoding ring-cleaving dioxygenase — MKPVTKGIHHITAFATDPQGIVDFYAGVLGLRMVKKTINFDAPEVYHLYFGDEGGTPGTILTFFPHPGSRKGRVGGGQVGITTLSVPVGALPYWEERLAGFGVETRRAERFGETFLQFADGEGMRLEIVEREEGPQNTWGFADIPADRAIKGFGGAVLYSTDSKGTRRTLVGTLGLAPDGEQDGYARFRGEGELGNVIDVPVGDMDWGNGGAGTVHHIAWRAKDFDEHEAWRQAAAEAGFQPTPVIDRQYFNAVYFRESGGILFEIATDPPGFAVDEPAETMGAKLMLPSWFEPHRQQIEDGLLPIEVRKLKEGEQ; from the coding sequence ATGAAACCTGTGACGAAAGGCATCCACCACATCACCGCGTTCGCGACCGACCCGCAAGGCATCGTCGACTTCTACGCCGGCGTGCTCGGGCTGCGCATGGTCAAGAAGACGATCAACTTCGACGCTCCGGAAGTGTACCATCTGTACTTCGGCGACGAAGGCGGCACGCCGGGCACGATTCTGACGTTCTTCCCGCATCCGGGCTCGCGCAAGGGCAGGGTCGGCGGCGGCCAGGTCGGCATCACGACGCTCAGCGTTCCGGTCGGCGCGCTGCCGTACTGGGAAGAGCGGCTCGCCGGCTTCGGCGTCGAGACGCGCCGGGCCGAGCGCTTCGGCGAGACGTTCCTGCAGTTCGCGGACGGAGAGGGGATGCGGCTGGAGATCGTCGAGCGAGAAGAGGGTCCGCAAAATACGTGGGGCTTCGCGGACATTCCGGCGGATCGCGCGATCAAAGGCTTCGGCGGCGCCGTGCTTTACAGCACGGACAGCAAAGGCACGCGCCGCACGCTCGTCGGCACGCTCGGCCTGGCGCCGGACGGCGAGCAGGACGGCTACGCCCGCTTCCGCGGCGAAGGCGAGCTCGGCAACGTCATCGACGTGCCGGTCGGCGACATGGACTGGGGCAACGGCGGCGCGGGCACGGTCCACCACATCGCCTGGCGCGCCAAGGATTTCGACGAGCATGAGGCATGGCGCCAAGCGGCGGCCGAGGCGGGCTTCCAGCCGACGCCGGTCATCGACCGCCAGTATTTCAACGCCGTCTACTTCCGCGAGAGCGGGGGCATCCTGTTCGAGATCGCCACGGATCCTCCCGGCTTCGCGGTCGACGAGCCGGCCGAGACGATGGGCGCCAAGCTGATGCTGCCGTCGTGGTTCGAGCCGCATCGCCAGCAGATCGAGGACGGCCTGCTGCCGATCGAGGTCCGCAAGCTGAAGGAGGGAGAGCAATGA
- a CDS encoding LytS/YhcK type 5TM receptor domain-containing protein, which produces MEAYTRALIERMGMLLILMFIMTRLPLFRMLLDRAVTLRTGLLHAVMFGFIGIAGTHAGVLAGPGGMDAAFWIREARPDQLLAHSALIGVVLGGLLGGASVGAGAGLIAGAYAASLGGMAADAYLISTPIIGLLAGLVARFFYEERIIAPIKAFFIGLFAPILQMGVILIAATASPESIRLVNEIGMPMVLSSSLGIALFVAMIQVALGEQERAGAAETQRALAVAGTVLPHLEGSLTADRAAAAARELAEALGVEAVAVADTSSVLAHLGPGVDRFRPEHPLASALCRRALREDRVFVAAPSRTADEPPRPAGGQLRQRAAALARRGVLESRQEPGAVVLIPFRQAGQPVGALQLFYRSRRQVRRIEEEFAAGLARLLTTQLTLSRAAELEVLTKDAELRALQAQIHPHFLFNTLNSIVTLIRTAPDDARQLTRQLAQFMRASLRTAHSPLIPLRQELEHLGAYLDILRVRFGDQMELRGLSGDGLPDAFIPPSTLQPLVENCIRHGLASRPAGGTVTVEAEADAEGIRLSVRDNGSGIRPELLPLLGAAPLATLEEPALPGSGASASPALGAKLRAGEPDAAGGGNGFGVYNVNQRLIRLVGAEAALVYENLPGGGSRVTFRLPPARRDAE; this is translated from the coding sequence ATGGAGGCCTACACGCGCGCGCTCATCGAACGGATGGGCATGCTGCTCATCCTGATGTTCATCATGACCCGCCTGCCGCTGTTCCGCATGCTGCTGGACCGCGCCGTCACGCTGCGGACGGGGCTGCTGCACGCCGTCATGTTCGGCTTCATCGGCATCGCCGGCACGCATGCCGGCGTGCTGGCGGGGCCCGGCGGCATGGACGCCGCCTTCTGGATCCGCGAGGCGCGGCCGGATCAGCTGCTGGCGCATTCGGCGCTGATCGGCGTCGTGCTCGGCGGACTGCTCGGCGGAGCGAGCGTCGGCGCGGGAGCGGGGCTCATCGCCGGGGCCTACGCCGCCTCGCTCGGCGGCATGGCGGCGGACGCCTATCTGATTTCGACGCCGATCATCGGGCTGCTGGCGGGCCTGGTCGCGCGTTTCTTCTATGAAGAGCGGATCATCGCGCCGATCAAGGCGTTTTTTATCGGGTTGTTCGCTCCGATCCTGCAGATGGGCGTCATCCTCATCGCCGCGACCGCGTCGCCGGAGTCGATCCGCCTCGTCAACGAGATCGGCATGCCGATGGTCCTCTCCAGCAGCCTCGGCATCGCCTTGTTCGTCGCCATGATCCAAGTCGCGCTCGGCGAGCAGGAGCGCGCCGGGGCGGCGGAGACGCAGCGGGCGCTTGCGGTCGCGGGCACGGTGCTGCCGCATCTGGAAGGCTCGCTCACGGCCGACCGCGCGGCGGCCGCGGCCCGCGAGCTGGCGGAGGCGCTCGGGGTCGAGGCGGTCGCCGTCGCGGACACGTCCTCCGTGCTGGCGCATCTCGGTCCTGGCGTGGATCGGTTCCGGCCGGAGCATCCGCTCGCCTCGGCGCTGTGCCGGCGCGCGCTGCGCGAGGACCGGGTGTTCGTCGCCGCGCCGTCGCGGACGGCGGACGAGCCGCCGCGTCCGGCAGGCGGGCAGCTGCGGCAGCGGGCCGCGGCGCTCGCCCGGCGCGGCGTGCTGGAGAGCAGGCAGGAGCCGGGCGCGGTCGTGCTCATCCCGTTCCGGCAGGCCGGACAGCCGGTCGGCGCGCTGCAGCTGTTCTACCGCAGCCGCAGGCAGGTGCGGCGCATCGAGGAGGAGTTCGCGGCGGGGCTCGCCCGCCTGCTCACGACGCAGCTGACGCTGTCGCGGGCGGCGGAGCTGGAGGTGCTGACCAAGGACGCCGAGCTGAGGGCGCTGCAGGCGCAGATCCATCCCCATTTTCTGTTCAACACGCTCAACTCGATCGTCACGCTCATCCGCACCGCGCCGGACGACGCCCGGCAGCTGACGCGGCAGCTCGCGCAGTTCATGCGGGCGAGCCTGCGCACGGCGCACTCGCCGCTCATCCCGCTGCGCCAGGAGCTGGAGCATCTGGGCGCGTACCTGGACATCCTGCGCGTGCGCTTCGGGGATCAGATGGAGCTGCGGGGCCTTTCGGGCGATGGGCTGCCCGACGCGTTCATCCCGCCGTCGACGCTGCAGCCGCTCGTGGAGAACTGCATCCGGCACGGACTGGCGAGCCGGCCGGCGGGCGGCACGGTGACGGTCGAAGCGGAGGCGGATGCGGAAGGCATCCGGCTCTCGGTACGCGACAACGGCAGCGGCATCCGGCCGGAGCTGCTGCCGCTGCTCGGCGCGGCTCCGCTGGCGACGTTGGAGGAGCCTGCGCTGCCGGGGAGCGGAGCATCGGCGTCGCCAGCCCTCGGCGCGAAGCTGCGGGCGGGCGAGCCGGATGCGGCGGGAGGCGGCAACGGCTTCGGCGTATACAACGTCAACCAGCGGCTCATCCGGCTCGTCGGAGCGGAAGCCGCGCTCGTCTATGAGAATCTGCCCGGGGGCGGGAGCCGCGTGACGTTCCGGCTGCCTCCGGCGAGGAGGGATGCGGAGTGA
- a CDS encoding ring-cleaving dioxygenase produces MAASALKGIHHVSAMTARAVNNHDFYTHVMGMRLVKKTVNQDDTSMYHLFYGDEKGNPGTELTFFELPMMGRNRDGVSSISTTSLRIPTDASISWWVDRFDRLGVEHDEPQERDGKLTLDFRDPEGQRMRLISDERNVGVPAGIAWEGGPVPAEHGVLGLGPVRLTVADAEPTLRVLTELMGFRRISQYPADVPGQPDIVVVEVAEGGSGAGVHVEERHDLDRERLGRGGVHHVAFRVEDEEALREWAERIGQAGFHHSGYVDRYYFRSLYFREPSGILFELATDGPGFDTDEPLDSLGEALALPPFLEPKREAIEAKLKPLPTAKG; encoded by the coding sequence ATGGCAGCAAGCGCACTCAAAGGCATCCACCACGTCTCGGCCATGACGGCCCGAGCTGTGAACAACCATGATTTCTACACGCATGTCATGGGCATGCGGCTCGTCAAGAAGACCGTCAACCAGGACGACACGAGCATGTACCATCTGTTCTACGGCGATGAGAAAGGCAACCCGGGCACGGAGCTGACGTTCTTCGAGCTCCCGATGATGGGCCGCAACCGGGACGGCGTCTCCAGCATCTCGACGACGTCGCTGCGCATCCCGACCGACGCCTCGATCAGCTGGTGGGTCGACCGCTTCGACCGTCTCGGCGTCGAGCATGACGAGCCGCAGGAGCGCGACGGCAAGCTGACGCTCGACTTCCGCGATCCGGAGGGGCAGCGCATGCGGCTGATCTCCGACGAGCGCAACGTCGGCGTGCCGGCCGGCATCGCCTGGGAAGGCGGCCCGGTGCCGGCGGAGCATGGCGTGCTCGGGCTCGGTCCGGTGCGCCTTACCGTGGCGGACGCGGAGCCGACGCTGCGGGTGCTGACGGAGCTGATGGGCTTCCGCCGCATAAGCCAATATCCGGCCGACGTGCCGGGACAGCCGGACATCGTCGTCGTCGAGGTCGCCGAGGGCGGCAGCGGCGCGGGGGTGCATGTCGAGGAGCGCCATGACCTCGACCGCGAGCGGCTCGGCCGCGGCGGCGTGCACCATGTCGCGTTCCGCGTCGAGGACGAGGAGGCGCTGCGCGAGTGGGCGGAGCGCATCGGGCAGGCGGGCTTCCATCACTCGGGTTACGTGGACCGCTACTATTTCCGGTCGCTGTACTTCCGCGAGCCCAGCGGCATCCTGTTCGAGCTGGCGACCGACGGTCCCGGCTTCGACACCGACGAGCCGCTGGACAGCCTCGGCGAGGCGCTGGCGCTGCCGCCGTTCCTCGAGCCGAAGCGCGAGGCGATCGAGGCGAAGCTGAAGCCGCTGCCGACGGCGAAGGGCTGA
- a CDS encoding DUF485 domain-containing protein — MSKLTYTDVAHSDSFRRLLRKKKQFLLPMSVFFLAFYFTLPLLTAFSTVLNEPALGPVSWAWVLASAQFIMTWALCMIYTRRAARFDEMVEQIKAEVAERGQAPEKKGRKTS; from the coding sequence GTGTCCAAACTGACCTACACGGATGTAGCCCATTCGGATTCGTTCCGCAGGCTGCTTCGCAAGAAGAAACAGTTTCTGCTTCCCATGAGCGTTTTCTTCCTGGCCTTCTACTTCACGCTCCCGCTGCTGACCGCCTTCTCCACCGTGCTCAACGAGCCGGCCCTCGGCCCCGTCTCCTGGGCGTGGGTGCTCGCCAGCGCGCAGTTCATCATGACGTGGGCGCTCTGCATGATCTACACCCGTCGGGCCGCCCGCTTCGACGAGATGGTCGAGCAGATCAAGGCCGAGGTCGCCGAGCGCGGCCAAGCGCCGGAGAAGAAAGGACGGAAGACGTCATGA
- a CDS encoding alpha/beta hydrolase gives MIHVYQEGKNPAAPTLVLLHGTGGNEHDLLGLGAMISPESALLSVRGKVLENGMPRFFRRLAEGVFDEEDLVLRTAELQAFLDAAAAEYGLDRSNMVAVGYSNGANIAASLIFHEQESFRGAVLHHPMVPRRGLQLPALGGMPVFIGAGANDRICPPHETEELTELLRGAGAEVDVHWENYGHQLTGTEARAAADWFKRTFGQAARD, from the coding sequence ATGATCCACGTCTACCAAGAAGGCAAGAACCCCGCGGCACCGACGCTCGTGCTGCTGCACGGCACGGGCGGCAACGAGCATGACCTTCTCGGCCTCGGCGCGATGATCTCGCCCGAGTCGGCGCTCCTGTCCGTTCGGGGCAAGGTGCTGGAGAACGGCATGCCCCGCTTTTTCCGCCGGCTGGCGGAAGGCGTCTTCGACGAGGAGGACCTCGTCCTCCGCACCGCCGAGCTCCAGGCGTTCCTGGATGCGGCGGCGGCCGAATACGGCCTCGACCGGAGCAACATGGTCGCGGTCGGCTACTCCAACGGCGCGAACATCGCGGCGAGCCTGATCTTCCACGAGCAGGAGTCGTTCCGAGGGGCGGTGCTGCATCATCCGATGGTGCCTCGGCGCGGCCTGCAGCTGCCGGCGCTCGGCGGCATGCCGGTGTTCATCGGAGCGGGCGCGAACGACCGCATCTGCCCGCCCCATGAGACGGAGGAGCTGACGGAGCTGCTGCGCGGAGCGGGAGCGGAGGTCGACGTGCATTGGGAAAACTACGGCCACCAGCTGACGGGTACGGAAGCCCGGGCAGCGGCGGACTGGTTCAAGCGGACGTTCGGTCAGGCGGCTCGGGACTGA
- a CDS encoding VOC family protein translates to MAKLTPYLMSSNARQQAEFYVEALGGEILSVMTHDQMPGAGPDATDKVIHMTIIAGGVTMFLADGFQPLQPGSNMYLSLEFADEGDARSAFDRLSQDGQIRHPLEQAFWGTLFGQLTDRFGVNWMITTEQPSE, encoded by the coding sequence ATGGCCAAGCTCACGCCTTACCTCATGTCCAGCAACGCCCGCCAGCAGGCGGAATTCTACGTCGAGGCGCTCGGAGGCGAGATCCTCTCCGTCATGACGCATGACCAGATGCCTGGCGCCGGACCGGACGCCACGGACAAGGTGATCCATATGACGATCATCGCCGGCGGCGTGACGATGTTTCTGGCAGACGGCTTCCAGCCGCTGCAGCCGGGCAGCAACATGTACCTCTCGCTGGAGTTCGCGGACGAAGGAGATGCGCGCAGCGCCTTCGACCGCCTGTCGCAGGACGGCCAGATCCGCCATCCGCTGGAGCAGGCGTTCTGGGGAACGCTGTTCGGCCAGCTGACGGACCGCTTCGGCGTGAACTGGATGATTACGACCGAGCAGCCAAGCGAATAG
- a CDS encoding MarR family winged helix-turn-helix transcriptional regulator produces MSLKLFVVLSKAYRSVMDPAIRDMKGYGLSPSEFTVLEVLYNKGRVPLQQIGEKILVTSGSVTYNIDKLEKKGLLRRIPCPDDRRVTFAELTDEGRQLFDSIFPSHAEQIHRLTGALDAEEKRQLSELLKKLGKGAEAG; encoded by the coding sequence CTGTCGCTCAAGCTGTTCGTCGTCCTCTCCAAGGCGTACCGCTCGGTGATGGATCCGGCGATTCGCGACATGAAGGGCTACGGGCTCTCGCCCTCCGAGTTCACCGTGCTCGAGGTGCTCTACAACAAGGGCCGAGTCCCGCTGCAGCAGATCGGCGAGAAGATTCTCGTCACCAGCGGCAGCGTCACCTACAACATCGACAAGCTGGAGAAGAAGGGGCTGCTGCGGCGCATTCCTTGCCCGGACGACCGCCGGGTGACGTTCGCGGAGCTGACGGACGAGGGGCGGCAGCTGTTCGACTCGATCTTTCCGTCCCACGCGGAGCAGATCCACCGGCTGACCGGGGCGCTCGACGCCGAGGAGAAGCGGCAGCTGAGCGAGCTGCTCAAGAAGCTCGGCAAAGGAGCCGAAGCCGGGTAG
- a CDS encoding LytR/AlgR family response regulator transcription factor, giving the protein MRDLESGRGEASGTGGRAGRAGMGGANGKDGSDAEASSVSDPRSDSRSDSRSDSRSSHPPRSLTVLIADDERLAREELVYLLSREAGVELVGQASSGREAVEQARRLRPDALFLDVEMPEGNGLQAARQLRDEGAAPMIVFTTAYDQYAVEAFGVEAVDYLLKPFEEERLREALARLRQRKEAGAASAGNDPSSAGNSRSGGGAGDGMGTGADRTPDRLPVEAAGTDLTAAAPSGFAASPSGAARLPARQEGEADAASLALRPDPIAEREAAAASAPRKARLLVEDGGRRVVLDPALLLYAVKEDKSTRLRMADGSDHSTRQTLQELEERLGHGFFRPHRSYLVNLDQIKEIEPWFNGAYNLVLKHAGDERVPVSRAAAKDMLRLLEGS; this is encoded by the coding sequence GTGAGAGACTTGGAGAGCGGCAGGGGCGAGGCGAGCGGTACGGGCGGCAGGGCCGGCAGGGCCGGAATGGGCGGAGCGAACGGCAAGGACGGCAGCGATGCCGAAGCGAGTTCCGTATCGGACCCGAGGTCGGATTCCAGATCGGACTCCAGATCGGACTCCCGATCGAGCCATCCGCCGCGCTCGCTGACCGTGCTCATCGCGGACGACGAGCGGCTCGCGCGCGAGGAGCTCGTCTACCTGCTGTCGCGGGAGGCCGGCGTCGAGCTGGTCGGCCAGGCGAGCAGCGGGCGCGAGGCGGTGGAGCAAGCCCGCCGCCTGCGGCCGGACGCGCTGTTCCTCGACGTGGAGATGCCGGAGGGGAATGGCCTGCAGGCGGCACGGCAGCTGCGGGACGAAGGCGCGGCGCCGATGATCGTGTTCACGACCGCCTATGACCAGTATGCGGTGGAGGCGTTCGGCGTCGAGGCGGTCGACTACCTGCTCAAGCCGTTCGAGGAGGAGCGGCTGCGCGAAGCGCTCGCTCGGCTGCGGCAGCGCAAGGAGGCCGGGGCGGCTTCCGCGGGCAATGATCCGTCCTCGGCAGGAAACAGCCGATCGGGAGGAGGCGCGGGAGACGGCATGGGGACGGGGGCGGATCGGACCCCGGATCGCCTGCCCGTCGAGGCGGCAGGCACGGACTTGACGGCTGCTGCTCCCTCCGGCTTCGCCGCCTCGCCGTCCGGTGCGGCCCGGTTGCCTGCGCGGCAAGAGGGGGAGGCGGATGCGGCCTCCCTCGCCCTGCGGCCGGATCCGATCGCCGAGCGCGAAGCGGCCGCCGCGTCGGCTCCGCGCAAGGCGCGGCTGCTCGTCGAGGACGGCGGCCGCAGGGTCGTGCTCGACCCGGCTTTGCTGCTGTATGCCGTCAAGGAGGACAAGTCCACGCGCCTGCGCATGGCCGACGGCTCGGACCACTCGACCCGCCAGACGCTGCAGGAGCTGGAAGAGAGGCTGGGCCACGGCTTTTTCCGTCCGCATCGCAGCTATCTCGTCAACCTCGACCAGATCAAGGAGATCGAGCCTTGGTTCAACGGCGCGTACAATCTGGTGCTGAAGCATGCCGGGGATGAGCGGGTTCCGGTCTCGCGCGCCGCCGCGAAGGACATGCTGCGGCTACTGGAAGGGAGCTGA
- a CDS encoding winged helix-turn-helix transcriptional regulator, producing MSNAETAGPAAKRKPDISPERCDYTKFLDIVSSKWSALILYALEDGPVRFGEMGRRIEGISKKMQTQTLRQLERDGLVHRELTPSIPPVVDYSLTPLGRSLIGPLQELKRWASIHHGEVMQARDNYDRTLERAD from the coding sequence ATGAGCAATGCCGAAACAGCCGGGCCGGCCGCCAAGCGAAAGCCCGACATCTCCCCCGAGCGCTGCGACTACACCAAGTTCCTGGACATCGTCTCCAGCAAGTGGAGCGCGCTGATCCTGTACGCGCTGGAGGACGGTCCCGTGCGCTTCGGCGAGATGGGACGGCGCATCGAGGGCATCTCCAAGAAGATGCAGACCCAGACGCTGCGCCAGCTGGAGCGGGACGGCCTCGTCCATCGCGAGCTGACGCCGTCCATCCCGCCGGTCGTCGATTATTCGCTGACGCCGCTCGGCCGGTCGCTGATCGGACCGCTGCAGGAGCTGAAGCGGTGGGCATCCATCCACCACGGCGAGGTGATGCAGGCCCGGGACAACTATGATCGGACGTTGGAGCGCGCCGACTGA
- a CDS encoding C40 family peptidase — translation MAKEKRAGDEARRLKRVLPAAALLAASAALLAGCGGSQAERPYDEARMKMQQVSQQMEAGSIVVGGTRVAGVPMMKDADGQVWLPIEHAARALNMKVREMRDGYAIGDTDAAYRLRLGDRNAMSGGRVVQLPSAPRSIGGKPSLSAESLTALLETPVRWNAASRELRFTPIQDSAKSSTQRGISMQMSDTSQPQRIGGRYGALSAEDAEKVVSMARRFLGTPYDFGSGSYEATQRFDCSSFTQYVFDKVGVSLPRTSREQGQVGRSVSQSDLQAGDLLFFFTPGRFDSNKVVGHVGIYAGNGKMVHTYGEPGVVVDEFNEYWKGRFLFAKRVL, via the coding sequence ATGGCAAAGGAAAAGCGTGCAGGCGACGAGGCGAGACGGCTGAAGCGCGTGCTGCCGGCGGCCGCCTTGCTGGCGGCGTCGGCGGCGCTGCTGGCGGGATGCGGCGGCTCGCAGGCGGAGCGGCCTTACGACGAGGCGCGCATGAAGATGCAGCAAGTTTCGCAGCAGATGGAAGCGGGATCGATCGTCGTCGGCGGCACGCGCGTCGCGGGCGTGCCGATGATGAAGGACGCCGACGGCCAGGTGTGGCTGCCGATCGAGCATGCCGCGCGGGCGCTCAACATGAAGGTGCGCGAGATGCGCGACGGCTACGCGATCGGCGATACGGACGCGGCCTACCGGCTGCGTCTTGGCGACCGCAACGCCATGAGCGGCGGCCGCGTCGTGCAGCTGCCCTCCGCGCCGAGATCGATCGGCGGCAAGCCGAGCCTGTCGGCGGAATCGCTGACGGCGCTGCTCGAGACGCCGGTGCGCTGGAACGCCGCGTCCCGCGAGCTTCGATTTACGCCGATCCAGGACAGCGCCAAGAGCAGCACGCAGCGCGGCATCTCGATGCAGATGAGCGACACGTCGCAGCCGCAGCGGATCGGCGGCCGCTACGGCGCGCTCTCCGCCGAAGACGCGGAGAAGGTCGTGTCGATGGCGCGCCGCTTCCTCGGCACGCCGTACGATTTCGGCAGCGGCAGCTATGAGGCGACCCAGCGCTTCGACTGCTCGTCGTTCACGCAGTATGTGTTCGACAAGGTCGGCGTTTCGCTGCCGCGCACCTCGCGGGAGCAGGGACAGGTGGGAAGAAGCGTCTCCCAGAGCGACCTGCAAGCGGGGGACCTGCTGTTCTTCTTCACGCCGGGCCGCTTCGACAGCAACAAGGTCGTCGGCCACGTCGGCATCTATGCCGGCAACGGCAAGATGGTCCACACATACGGGGAACCGGGCGTCGTCGTCGATGAGTTCAACGAGTACTGGAAAGGCCGCTTCCTGTTCGCGAAGCGGGTGCTTTAA
- a CDS encoding MmcQ/YjbR family DNA-binding protein, which translates to MMNHEKLQRIGLGYPGASVKTPFDPHMPVLYVRDKMFALLGRTGELESVNLKVIPDEAWLQRETYPGAVLPGFHMNKRHWNTVVLNGAVPDAVVEGMLQESYLLVVAGLPKKVQAELAGSLKRIFPGWSG; encoded by the coding sequence ATGATGAACCACGAGAAGCTTCAGAGGATCGGCCTCGGCTACCCCGGGGCGAGCGTGAAGACGCCGTTCGACCCCCATATGCCGGTGCTGTACGTGAGAGACAAGATGTTCGCGCTGCTCGGCCGCACCGGCGAGCTGGAGAGCGTCAACCTCAAGGTCATTCCGGACGAGGCATGGCTGCAGCGGGAGACGTATCCGGGCGCGGTGCTGCCGGGCTTTCATATGAACAAGCGCCACTGGAACACCGTCGTGCTGAACGGCGCCGTGCCGGATGCGGTCGTGGAAGGCATGCTCCAGGAGAGCTATCTGCTCGTCGTGGCCGGACTTCCGAAAAAAGTCCAGGCCGAGCTGGCCGGCAGCCTGAAGCGGATATTCCCGGGATGGAGCGGTTGA
- a CDS encoding solute symporter family protein: MNTAFLLFLLIVLGTLVITYYASKKTKTANEFYTAGGGLTGWQNGLAIAGDYMSAASFLGIAGMIALFGFDGFFYSIGFLVAYLVVLYLVAEPLRNLGRYTMADMIAARFNQARIRGVAALNSIVISIFYMIAQLVGAGGLIALLIPSLDYTTSVLIVGVLMTVYVVFGGMTATSWVQIIKCVLLMAGTLIISLIVFAKFDFNVGHMFTEMKTATGLGEAFLNPGNKFTNGLDTISLNLALVLGTAGLPHILIRFFTVKDAPTARKSVVVATWIIGVFYVMTLFLGFGAAAFVGEAAIIEANAAGNMAAPLLAKVLGGEFLFAFVSAVAFATILAVVAGLVLSAASAFSHDFYNHILRKGQAKEKEQVRMAKFASVGVAVVSIVLALFAQKLNVAFLVSLAFAVAASANLPVILFTVFWKRFNTAGAVTGMLTGLISALLLVLMSPNVWNPVAGKAILVGTPLIDLTNPGIISIPLGFLGAFLGTYFSSRTDEAKYDEVLVKANTGISELPTSR; the protein is encoded by the coding sequence ATGAACACCGCGTTCCTGCTGTTCCTGCTGATCGTGCTCGGCACGCTCGTCATCACGTACTACGCCTCCAAGAAAACGAAGACCGCCAACGAATTCTACACCGCCGGAGGCGGGCTGACCGGCTGGCAGAACGGACTCGCGATCGCGGGCGACTATATGTCCGCGGCCTCGTTCCTCGGCATCGCCGGCATGATCGCGCTGTTCGGCTTCGACGGCTTCTTCTACAGCATCGGCTTCCTCGTCGCCTATCTCGTCGTGCTCTATCTCGTCGCTGAGCCGCTGCGCAACCTCGGCCGCTACACGATGGCCGACATGATCGCCGCGCGCTTCAACCAGGCGAGGATCCGCGGCGTGGCGGCGCTCAACTCGATCGTCATCTCGATCTTCTACATGATCGCGCAGCTCGTCGGCGCCGGCGGCCTGATCGCCCTGCTCATCCCGAGCCTCGACTATACGACGAGCGTGCTCATCGTCGGCGTGCTCATGACCGTCTACGTCGTCTTCGGCGGCATGACGGCGACGAGCTGGGTGCAGATCATCAAGTGCGTGCTGCTCATGGCAGGCACGCTCATCATCTCGCTCATCGTGTTCGCCAAGTTCGACTTCAACGTCGGCCACATGTTCACGGAGATGAAGACGGCCACCGGCCTCGGCGAGGCGTTCCTCAATCCGGGCAACAAGTTCACGAACGGGCTCGACACGATCTCGCTCAACCTGGCGCTCGTGCTCGGCACCGCCGGCCTGCCGCACATCCTGATCCGCTTCTTCACGGTCAAGGACGCGCCGACCGCGCGCAAGTCCGTCGTCGTCGCGACGTGGATCATCGGCGTCTTCTACGTCATGACGCTGTTCCTCGGCTTCGGCGCGGCCGCGTTCGTCGGCGAAGCCGCGATCATCGAGGCGAACGCCGCCGGCAACATGGCCGCGCCGCTGCTCGCCAAGGTGCTCGGAGGCGAGTTCCTGTTCGCCTTCGTCTCGGCGGTCGCCTTCGCCACGATCCTCGCGGTCGTCGCGGGACTCGTCCTGTCCGCCGCCTCGGCCTTCTCCCACGACTTCTACAACCATATCCTGCGCAAGGGCCAGGCCAAGGAAAAGGAGCAGGTGCGCATGGCCAAGTTCGCTTCCGTCGGCGTCGCCGTCGTCTCGATCGTCCTGGCGCTGTTCGCGCAGAAGCTGAACGTCGCCTTCCTCGTCTCGCTGGCGTTCGCCGTCGCGGCGAGCGCGAACCTGCCGGTCATCCTGTTCACGGTATTCTGGAAGAGATTCAATACCGCCGGCGCCGTCACGGGCATGCTGACCGGCCTTATCTCGGCGCTGCTGCTCGTCTTGATGAGCCCGAACGTCTGGAATCCGGTCGCAGGCAAAGCGATCCTCGTCGGCACGCCGCTCATCGACCTGACGAATCCCGGCATCATCTCGATTCCCCTCGGCTTCCTCGGCGCCTTCCTCGGCACGTACTTCTCGTCTCGGACGGACGAGGCCAAGTACGATGAGGTGCTCGTCAAGGCGAACACCGGCATCTCGGAGCTGCCGACGTCCCGCTGA